The following are from one region of the Staphylococcus argenteus genome:
- a CDS encoding CoA-disulfide reductase has translation MPKIVVVGAVAGGATCASQIRRLDKESDIIIFEKDRDMSFANCALPYVIGEVVEDRRLALAYTPEKFYDRKQITVKTYHEVVAINDENQSVTVLNRKTNEQFEEPYDKLILSPGTSANHLGFNSNITFTLRNLEDTDAIDQFIKANQVDKVLVVGAGYVSLEVLENLYERGLHPTLIHRSDKINKLMDSDMNQPILDELDKREIPYRLNEEIEAINGNEITFKSGKVEHYDMIIEGVGTHPNSKFIESSNIELDQKGFIPVNDKFETNVPNIYAIGDIATSRYRHVNLSANVPLAWGAHRAASIVAEQIAGNDTIEFKGFLGNNIVKFFDYTFASVGVKPNELKQFNYKMVEVTQGAHANYYPGNSPLHLRVYYDTENRQILRAAAVGKEGADKRIDVLSMAMMNQLTVDELTEFEVAYAPPYSHPKDLINMIGYKAK, from the coding sequence ATGCCCAAAATCGTTGTTGTCGGAGCAGTTGCCGGTGGTGCAACATGTGCCAGTCAAATTCGACGTTTAGATAAAGAGAGTGACATTATTATTTTTGAAAAAGATAGAGATATGAGTTTTGCAAATTGTGCTTTACCATATGTGATAGGTGAAGTTGTAGAAGATAGACGTTTAGCATTAGCTTATACTCCTGAAAAATTTTATGATCGTAAGCAAATTACAGTTAAAACATATCATGAAGTCGTTGCAATCAATGACGAAAACCAATCTGTAACTGTTTTGAATCGTAAAACGAATGAACAATTTGAAGAACCATATGATAAATTAATTCTTAGTCCTGGTACTAGTGCAAATCATCTTGGTTTTAATAGTAACATAACTTTTACACTTAGAAATTTAGAAGATACTGATGCTATTGATCAGTTCATTAAAGCCAATCAAGTAGATAAAGTATTAGTTGTTGGTGCTGGGTATGTTTCATTAGAAGTTCTAGAGAATCTTTATGAACGTGGCTTACACCCTACATTAATTCATCGCTCTGATAAAATAAACAAACTAATGGATTCAGATATGAATCAACCTATTCTGGATGAATTAGACAAACGTGAGATTCCTTACCGCTTGAATGAAGAAATTGAAGCTATCAATGGTAACGAAATTACATTTAAATCCGGTAAAGTTGAACACTACGATATGATTATTGAAGGCGTCGGCACCCACCCTAATTCAAAATTTATCGAAAGTTCAAATATAGAACTTGATCAAAAAGGTTTCATACCGGTAAACGATAAATTTGAAACAAATGTTCCAAACATTTATGCAATAGGTGATATTGCGACATCACGTTATCGTCATGTTAATTTATCAGCTAATGTACCGCTTGCATGGGGCGCTCATCGTGCTGCAAGTATTGTGGCCGAACAAATTGCTGGAAACGACACTATTGAATTCAAAGGTTTCTTAGGCAATAACATTGTGAAATTCTTTGATTATACATTTGCGAGTGTCGGCGTTAAACCAAACGAACTAAAGCAATTTAACTATAAAATGGTCGAAGTCACTCAAGGTGCACACGCGAATTATTACCCAGGAAATTCCCCTTTACACTTAAGGGTATATTATGACACTGAAAATCGTCAGATTTTAAGAGCTGCTGCAGTTGGAAAAGAAGGTGCCGATAAACGTATTGATGTATTATCAATGGCAATGATGAATCAATTAACTGTTGATGAATTAACTGAATTTGAAGTGGCTTATGCACCGCCATATAGTCATCCTAAAGATTTAATCAACATGATTGGTTATAAAGCTAAATAA
- a CDS encoding Cof-type HAD-IIB family hydrolase translates to MQPHLICLDLDGTLLNDNKEISSYTKQVLNELQQRGHQIMIATGRPYRASQMYYHELNLTTPIVNFNGAYVHHPKDKNFKTVHEILDLGVAQNIIQGLQQYQVSNIIAEVKDYVFINNHDPRLFEGFSMGNPKIQTGNLLVHLKESPTSILIEAEECKIPEIKNMLTHFYADHIEHRRWGAPFPVIEIVKLGINKARGIEQVRQFLDIDRNNIIAFGDEDNDIEMIEYARHGVAMENGLQELKDVANNITFNNNEDGIGRYLNDFFNLNIRYYC, encoded by the coding sequence ATGCAACCACATTTAATATGTCTAGATTTAGACGGAACATTATTAAACGATAACAAAGAAATTTCATCATATACTAAACAAGTATTAAATGAATTACAACAACGTGGACACCAAATTATGATTGCGACTGGAAGACCATACCGTGCAAGTCAAATGTATTATCATGAATTAAATTTAACAACACCTATCGTTAACTTTAATGGTGCTTACGTGCATCACCCAAAAGATAAAAACTTTAAAACTGTCCATGAAATTTTAGATTTAGGTGTTGCTCAAAACATCATTCAAGGGTTACAGCAATATCAAGTATCTAATATCATTGCAGAAGTTAAAGATTATGTTTTTATAAACAATCATGATCCAAGATTATTTGAAGGTTTTTCAATGGGTAATCCTAAAATCCAAACTGGTAATCTTCTTGTCCATTTGAAAGAATCCCCTACCTCAATTTTAATTGAAGCAGAGGAATGTAAAATTCCTGAAATCAAAAATATGCTCACACATTTTTATGCAGACCATATTGAACATCGTCGTTGGGGCGCTCCATTCCCAGTCATTGAAATTGTTAAGCTTGGTATTAATAAAGCTAGGGGCATTGAACAAGTCAGACAGTTTCTAGATATAGATCGCAATAATATTATTGCTTTCGGTGATGAAGATAATGATATAGAGATGATTGAATATGCTCGTCATGGGGTCGCAATGGAAAATGGTTTACAAGAACTTAAAGATGTGGCAAACAATATTACTTTCAATAACAATGAAGATGGAATCGGCAGATATTTAAATGATTTCTTTAACTTAAATATTAGATATTACTGTTAA
- a CDS encoding metal-sulfur cluster assembly factor: MEEALKDSILGALEMVIDPELGIDIVNLGLVYKVNVDDEGICTVDMTLTSMGCPMGPQIIDQVKTVLAELPEIQDTEVNIVWSPPWTKDMMSRYAKIALGVS, from the coding sequence ATGGAAGAGGCATTAAAAGATAGCATTTTAGGTGCATTAGAAATGGTAATAGATCCTGAATTAGGTATTGATATTGTTAATTTAGGTTTAGTATACAAAGTAAATGTTGATGATGAAGGTATCTGTACAGTTGATATGACATTAACATCGATGGGATGCCCAATGGGACCTCAAATTATCGACCAAGTTAAGACTGTATTAGCAGAACTTCCAGAAATTCAAGATACAGAAGTTAACATCGTCTGGAGTCCACCTTGGACAAAGGATATGATGTCACGCTATGCTAAAATTGCATTAGGCGTAAGTTAA
- a CDS encoding acyltransferase family protein produces the protein MNKTKDYTQHKKIRYMPGLDGLRAIAVLGIIIYHLNKQWLTGGFLGVDTFFVISGYLITSLLLKEFEDTGIIKLKSFWIRRLKRLLPAVIVLLMVVETATLLLKSDNIIRVKHDIIAAIFYVSNWWYIAKDVNYFEQFSFMPLKHLWSLAIEEQFYIFFPVVLIILLLLIKKRYKIGFIFWFVSLLSLGLMIYIASFNINHSRVYFGTDTRLQTLLLGVILAFLWPPFKLKNNPPKSVKYVIDAIGILAFITLMCLFVIVNDESNWIYDGGFYLISTVTLFAIASVVHPATWVAKAFSNPVLVYIGKRSYSLYLWHYPVISFIHSYYVDGQIPKYVYILDIILTITFAELSYRYIETPFRKDGFHSLNWRPTFIPQFLRTVLIVTLLIPFMLILVGAFNQYGKDIIGEKANSFDTSLEDNYQARIAPVENIHIDGLVDQKKKTSKDIYHNIKPLLIGDSVMVDIGESFKDSVPKSRIDGKVGRQLYQTLPLVKANYSQYTKSSDQVVLELGTNGDFTVQQLDDLLNQFGKAKIYLVNTRVPRIYEANVNRLLADAAKRKRNVTLIDWHKRSQGHSEYFAPDGVHLEYKGVLALKDEILKALKKK, from the coding sequence ATGAATAAAACAAAGGATTATACACAGCATAAGAAGATAAGGTACATGCCTGGATTAGATGGTTTAAGAGCTATCGCAGTATTAGGAATTATTATTTATCATTTAAACAAACAATGGTTAACGGGTGGATTTTTAGGTGTCGATACATTTTTTGTAATATCAGGTTATTTAATAACAAGCTTATTACTCAAAGAATTTGAAGATACTGGAATTATAAAACTGAAAAGCTTTTGGATTCGACGCTTAAAACGATTATTACCTGCAGTGATTGTACTATTAATGGTTGTAGAAACAGCTACTTTACTATTAAAATCAGACAATATTATTAGGGTCAAACACGACATAATTGCTGCCATTTTTTATGTATCAAATTGGTGGTATATTGCAAAAGATGTCAATTATTTTGAACAATTTTCATTTATGCCATTAAAGCATTTATGGTCACTTGCAATAGAAGAACAGTTTTACATATTTTTTCCTGTAGTATTAATCATACTATTATTATTGATAAAAAAACGTTATAAAATTGGGTTTATTTTCTGGTTTGTCTCTTTGTTATCTTTGGGATTAATGATTTATATTGCAAGCTTTAATATTAATCATTCACGAGTTTATTTTGGTACAGACACAAGATTACAAACATTATTATTAGGTGTAATCTTAGCATTTTTATGGCCGCCATTTAAGTTGAAAAATAATCCACCTAAATCTGTAAAATATGTAATAGACGCTATTGGTATTTTGGCATTTATAACATTAATGTGTTTATTTGTCATTGTAAATGATGAGAGCAATTGGATATACGATGGTGGTTTCTATTTAATATCAACAGTAACATTATTTGCTATTGCTAGTGTCGTACATCCAGCAACATGGGTGGCAAAAGCATTTTCAAATCCGGTTTTAGTATATATTGGCAAAAGATCATATAGCTTATATTTATGGCATTATCCAGTAATTAGTTTTATTCATAGTTATTATGTAGATGGACAAATACCGAAATATGTTTATATTTTAGACATCATATTAACGATAACTTTTGCAGAACTTTCTTATCGTTATATTGAAACGCCATTTAGAAAGGATGGATTCCATTCATTGAATTGGCGTCCAACATTTATACCACAGTTTTTGAGAACAGTTCTTATTGTTACTTTACTGATTCCTTTTATGCTTATATTAGTTGGTGCTTTTAATCAATATGGTAAAGATATCATTGGTGAAAAAGCGAATAGTTTTGATACCTCTTTAGAAGATAATTATCAAGCTAGAATAGCACCTGTCGAAAATATTCATATTGATGGATTAGTTGATCAAAAGAAAAAGACATCAAAAGATATATATCACAACATTAAGCCACTTTTAATTGGTGATTCAGTTATGGTAGATATTGGTGAATCATTTAAAGACTCTGTACCGAAATCTAGAATTGATGGAAAGGTAGGGCGTCAATTGTATCAAACGCTACCTTTAGTTAAAGCGAATTACTCACAATACACGAAATCATCCGATCAGGTCGTATTAGAATTAGGGACAAATGGAGATTTCACTGTTCAACAGCTTGATGATTTACTTAATCAATTCGGTAAAGCAAAAATTTATTTAGTTAATACTCGAGTGCCACGTATATATGAGGCGAATGTGAATCGGTTATTAGCTGATGCCGCAAAAAGAAAAAGAAATGTCACTTTAATTGATTGGCATAAACGTTCACAAGGGCATAGCGAATACTTTGCGCCAGATGGCGTTCATTTAGAATATAAAGGTGTTCTAGCTTTAAAAGATGAAATTTTAAAAGCTCTTAAAAAGAAATAA
- the clpB gene encoding ATP-dependent chaperone ClpB, translating to MDINKMTYTVQNALQQAIEQCQRYKLQNIEIEAILSSALNENESLYKSILERANIDVDQLNQAYEEKLNSYASVEGDNIQYGQYISNQANQLLTKAESYMKEYQDEFISMEHILRAAMDIDQTTKHFINNKAEVIKEIIKKVRGGNHVTSQNPEVNYEALAKYGRDLVEEVRQGKMDPVIGRDEEIRNTIRILSRKTKNNPVLIGEPGVGKTAIVEGLAQRIVKKDVPESLLDKTVFELDLSALVAGAKYRGEFEERLKAVLKEVKDSDGRIILFIDEIHMLVGAGKTDGAMDAGNMLKPMLARGELHCIGATTLNEYREYIEKDSALERRFQKVAVSEPDVEDTISILRGLKERYEVYHGVRIQDRALVAAAELSDRYITDRFLPDKAIDLVDQACATIRTEMGSNPTELDQVNRRVMQLEIEESALKNESDNASKQRLQELQEELANEKEKQSALQSRVESEKEKIAKLQEKRAQLDESRQSLEDAQTNNNLEKAAELQYGTIPQLEKELRELEDNFQDEQGEDTDRMIREVVTDEEIGDIVSQWTGIPVSKLVETEREKLLHLSDILHKRVVGQDKAVDLVSDAVVRARAGIKDPNRPIGSFLFLGPTGVGKTELAKSLAASLFDSEKHMIRIDMSEYMEKHAVSRLIGAPPGYVGHDEGGQLTEAVRRNPYSVILLDEVEKAHTDVFNVLLQILDEGRLTDSKGRSVDFKNTIIIMTSNIGSQILLENVKETGEITESTEKAVMTSLNAYFKPEILNRMDDIVLFRPLSINDMSMIVDKILTQLNIRLLEQRISIEVSDQAKAWLGKEAYEPQFGARPLKRFVQRQIETPLARMMIKEGFPEGTTIKVDLDEDNNLTFNVEKIAE from the coding sequence ATGGACATAAATAAAATGACATATACTGTACAAAATGCGTTACAACAAGCTATTGAACAGTGTCAGAGATATAAATTACAAAATATAGAAATCGAAGCAATTTTAAGCAGTGCATTAAATGAAAATGAAAGTTTATATAAAAGCATATTAGAACGCGCTAACATTGATGTTGATCAATTAAACCAAGCTTATGAAGAAAAATTAAACTCTTATGCATCTGTAGAAGGCGACAATATACAATATGGTCAATACATTAGTAATCAAGCGAACCAATTATTGACCAAAGCTGAGTCGTATATGAAAGAATATCAAGATGAATTTATTTCTATGGAGCATATTTTACGTGCTGCAATGGATATTGATCAAACAACAAAACATTTTATAAATAATAAAGCAGAAGTTATTAAAGAAATTATCAAGAAAGTAAGAGGGGGAAATCACGTGACATCACAAAATCCAGAAGTGAATTATGAAGCATTAGCAAAATATGGTCGTGACTTAGTAGAAGAGGTACGACAAGGTAAAATGGATCCTGTTATTGGTAGAGATGAAGAGATCCGCAATACTATACGTATATTGAGTCGTAAAACCAAAAATAATCCTGTGTTAATCGGAGAACCAGGTGTAGGTAAAACTGCAATTGTTGAAGGGTTAGCACAACGTATCGTTAAGAAAGATGTGCCAGAATCATTATTAGATAAAACTGTTTTTGAATTAGATTTGAGCGCATTAGTTGCAGGTGCAAAATATCGTGGTGAATTTGAAGAACGCCTAAAAGCAGTACTTAAAGAAGTTAAAGATTCTGACGGTAGAATTATTTTATTTATAGATGAAATTCATATGCTAGTTGGCGCAGGTAAAACAGATGGTGCAATGGATGCTGGAAATATGTTGAAACCAATGTTAGCAAGAGGTGAGTTGCATTGTATTGGAGCAACAACATTGAATGAATATAGAGAATATATTGAAAAAGATTCTGCATTAGAACGTCGTTTCCAAAAAGTAGCAGTCAGTGAACCTGATGTAGAGGATACAATTTCTATTTTACGTGGTTTAAAAGAACGTTATGAAGTTTATCATGGTGTAAGAATCCAAGACAGAGCCTTAGTTGCTGCAGCTGAATTATCTGATCGTTATATTACTGATCGTTTCTTACCAGATAAAGCGATTGATTTAGTAGACCAAGCATGTGCGACAATTCGTACAGAAATGGGTTCAAATCCTACTGAACTCGACCAAGTAAATAGACGTGTAATGCAACTTGAAATTGAAGAAAGTGCACTTAAAAATGAATCTGATAATGCAAGTAAACAACGATTACAAGAATTACAAGAAGAGCTTGCAAATGAAAAAGAAAAACAATCTGCACTGCAATCACGTGTAGAATCTGAAAAAGAAAAAATTGCTAAATTACAAGAAAAACGTGCGCAATTAGATGAAAGCAGACAATCATTAGAAGATGCACAAACTAATAATAACTTAGAAAAAGCTGCTGAATTACAATATGGCACAATACCTCAATTAGAAAAAGAGCTTAGAGAATTAGAGGATAATTTCCAAGATGAACAAGGTGAAGACACAGACAGAATGATTCGTGAAGTTGTTACTGACGAAGAAATTGGTGATATTGTAAGTCAATGGACGGGCATACCTGTATCAAAATTAGTTGAAACAGAACGTGAAAAATTACTTCACTTAAGTGACATCTTGCATAAAAGAGTTGTTGGTCAAGATAAAGCAGTAGATCTTGTTTCAGATGCAGTTGTAAGAGCAAGAGCTGGAATTAAAGATCCCAATAGACCAATTGGTAGTTTCTTATTCTTAGGGCCAACTGGTGTAGGTAAAACCGAATTAGCTAAATCATTAGCTGCTTCATTATTTGATTCTGAAAAACATATGATTCGTATTGATATGAGCGAATATATGGAAAAACATGCAGTATCACGTTTGATTGGTGCACCTCCAGGTTACGTTGGACATGATGAAGGTGGACAATTAACAGAAGCTGTAAGACGTAATCCGTATTCAGTTATATTACTCGATGAAGTTGAAAAAGCCCATACGGATGTCTTTAATGTATTATTACAAATTTTAGATGAAGGTCGTTTAACTGATTCCAAAGGACGTAGTGTTGATTTTAAAAATACGATTATTATTATGACTAGTAATATTGGATCGCAAATTTTATTAGAAAATGTTAAAGAAACTGGCGAAATTACTGAATCAACTGAAAAAGCTGTTATGACAAGTTTGAATGCATATTTTAAACCTGAAATATTGAATCGTATGGACGATATTGTTCTATTCAGACCATTGTCTATTAATGATATGAGTATGATTGTAGATAAAATATTAACTCAATTAAACATTAGATTATTAGAACAACGTATTTCAATTGAAGTCTCAGATCAAGCTAAAGCATGGTTAGGTAAAGAAGCTTATGAACCACAATTCGGTGCAAGACCATTAAAACGTTTTGTACAAAGACAAATTGAAACGCCTTTAGCACGTATGATGATTAAAGAAGGATTCCCTGAAGGTACTACTATTAAAGTAGATTTAGATGAGGATAATAACCTAACATTTAATGTTGAAAAAATAGCTGAATAA
- a CDS encoding LysR family transcriptional regulator — MNLDWYYTFIILAKTLNYRLASEEINLTIPSIHKQIKNLEQHLNVKLFETYKNQIILTENGQTFLPIAQSFIEQYESGIKHIQLQKTMFKSKLNVVVSSYIATFIMPKFLNLYFNDHPNVDISIHIKNENIEKDINKHLYDIGICRNQPKLREVKSEKVCEGKIVMVVPNEEQNHALSEKALFSKYKIISNNHPEYWPSLKNNILNIYEKAQFLSINDVHTSIKLIEMNQGISFLPIYITTNSDYHISVINTNVLQAPISFTYIYSKKDSPEIAAFIKLFKRFIADEQSL, encoded by the coding sequence ATGAATTTAGATTGGTATTATACATTTATCATTTTAGCGAAGACATTAAACTATCGATTAGCCAGTGAAGAAATTAATCTCACTATTCCGTCTATACATAAACAAATTAAAAATTTAGAACAGCATCTAAATGTGAAATTATTTGAGACATATAAAAACCAAATTATTCTTACCGAAAATGGACAAACTTTTCTACCAATTGCACAAAGTTTTATTGAACAATACGAAAGCGGCATCAAGCATATTCAACTTCAAAAGACAATGTTCAAATCGAAATTGAATGTTGTTGTATCTTCTTATATCGCAACATTTATCATGCCTAAATTTTTAAATTTATACTTTAATGACCATCCAAATGTCGATATTTCTATTCATATTAAAAATGAAAATATTGAAAAAGACATAAATAAGCATTTATATGATATTGGAATTTGCAGAAATCAACCTAAGCTAAGAGAAGTAAAATCTGAAAAAGTGTGTGAAGGTAAAATCGTAATGGTTGTTCCTAATGAAGAACAAAATCATGCATTAAGTGAAAAAGCTTTATTTTCAAAATATAAAATTATTAGTAACAATCACCCTGAATATTGGCCATCATTAAAAAATAATATTTTAAACATTTATGAAAAAGCACAATTTTTATCTATCAATGATGTTCATACTTCTATAAAATTAATCGAAATGAATCAAGGCATATCATTCCTGCCTATTTATATAACAACAAATAGCGATTATCATATATCCGTTATTAACACGAATGTTTTACAAGCGCCTATTTCATTTACATATATTTATAGTAAAAAAGATAGTCCCGAAATCGCAGCATTTATTAAATTATTTAAAAGGTTCATTGCTGATGAACAATCGTTATAA
- a CDS encoding YbhB/YbcL family Raf kinase inhibitor-like protein, producing MKINTEFKGNNIPYEYAAGADISDTINGNPIKSFPFDITELPKGTKYIAWSLIDYDAIPVCGFAWIHWSVANVSVAGDSISIKPDLSRTKGDYVQGKNSFTSGLLAEDFSEIENHYVGPTPPDQDHQYELTVYALDQLLELKNGFYLNAFLKEVNKHKLDQASINLIGRKI from the coding sequence ATGAAAATCAACACAGAATTTAAAGGAAATAATATACCATATGAATATGCAGCAGGGGCAGATATAAGTGATACAATTAATGGTAATCCAATAAAATCATTTCCATTTGATATTACAGAACTTCCAAAAGGTACTAAATATATAGCTTGGAGCTTGATAGACTATGATGCCATTCCAGTATGTGGCTTTGCATGGATTCATTGGAGCGTTGCTAATGTAAGTGTTGCTGGTGATTCAATTTCAATTAAACCTGATTTATCAAGAACAAAGGGTGATTATGTACAAGGTAAAAATAGTTTTACTAGCGGTCTGTTAGCTGAAGACTTTTCTGAAATAGAAAATCACTATGTAGGACCAACACCACCTGATCAAGATCATCAATATGAGTTGACTGTGTATGCATTAGACCAATTATTAGAATTAAAAAATGGTTTCTATTTGAATGCGTTTTTAAAAGAGGTAAATAAACATAAACTCGATCAAGCAAGTATCAATTTAATAGGAAGAAAAATATAA
- a CDS encoding MAP domain-containing protein: protein MKLKSFMTATLAIGVLATGGVAIASNEVSAAQKDNQPATQKVEDFDNVPYTITVDGTIAFNQSHFKFKKNSQLSYLDLGNKIKAALNDERGVTSKNIRNAKSAVYTITWKDGSKKEVDLMKDSYPANLFDASSIKQIDINVKTK, encoded by the coding sequence ATGAAATTAAAATCATTTATGACAGCAACTTTGGCAATAGGTGTATTAGCAACTGGCGGAGTAGCGATAGCAAGTAATGAGGTATCTGCAGCACAAAAGGACAATCAACCAGCAACACAAAAAGTTGAAGATTTTGATAATGTACCATATACAATTACTGTTGATGGCACGATTGCTTTCAATCAGTCACATTTTAAGTTCAAAAAAAATAGTCAATTATCTTATTTAGATCTTGGAAATAAAATTAAAGCAGCATTAAATGATGAACGTGGTGTTACATCTAAAAATATTAGAAATGCTAAATCTGCCGTTTATACAATTACTTGGAAAGATGGTAGTAAGAAAGAAGTAGATTTAATGAAAGATAGTTATCCAGCAAACTTATTCGATGCAAGCTCGATTAAACAAATTGACATTAATGTTAAAACTAAGTAA
- a CDS encoding YjzD family protein, translated as MKHLVTFFWALLLMQMVNFVLNSLIGGNSLNVVNPIIMAVLFTIFTAVFAAVIKPPKDSSQ; from the coding sequence ATGAAACACCTCGTAACATTCTTTTGGGCATTATTATTAATGCAAATGGTTAACTTTGTACTTAATAGCCTAATAGGTGGAAATAGCCTAAATGTAGTCAATCCAATCATTATGGCTGTATTATTTACAATATTTACAGCTGTTTTTGCAGCTGTTATTAAACCGCCAAAAGATTCATCACAATAA
- a CDS encoding beta-ketoacyl-ACP synthase III, whose amino-acid sequence MNVGIKGFGAYAPEKIIDNAYFEQFLETSDEWISKMTGIKERHWADDNQDTSDLAYEASVKAIEDAGIQPEDIDMIIVATATGDMPFPTVANMLQERLGIGKVPSMDQLAACSGFMYSMITAKQYVQSGDYHNILVVGADKLSKITDLTDRSTAVLFGDGAGAVIIGEVSEGRGIISYEMGSDGTGGKHLYLDKETGKLKMNGREVFKFAVRIMGDASTRVVEKANLTSDDIDLFIPHQANIRIMESARERLGISKDKMSVSVDKYGNTSAASIPLSIDQELKNGKLKDDDTIVLVGFGGGLTWGAMTIKWGK is encoded by the coding sequence ATGAACGTGGGTATTAAAGGTTTTGGTGCATATGCACCAGAAAAGATTATTGACAATGCCTATTTTGAGCAATTTTTAGAAACATCTGATGAATGGATTTCTAAAATGACTGGAATTAAAGAAAGACATTGGGCAGATGACAATCAAGATACTTCAGACTTAGCATATGAAGCAAGTGTAAAAGCAATAGAAGACGCTGGTATACAACCCGAAGATATAGATATGATAATTGTTGCTACTGCAACAGGAGATATGCCATTTCCAACCGTGGCAAATATGTTACAAGAACGTCTAGGTATTGGCAAAGTACCATCAATGGACCAACTTGCTGCATGTTCTGGATTTATGTATTCAATGATTACCGCTAAACAATATGTACAATCAGGAGATTATCATAATATTTTAGTTGTCGGTGCAGATAAACTGTCTAAGATTACAGATTTAACTGACCGTTCGACAGCGGTATTATTTGGCGACGGTGCGGGTGCTGTCATCATAGGTGAAGTTTCTGAAGGACGCGGTATTATTAGTTATGAAATGGGTTCTGATGGAACAGGTGGAAAACATTTATATTTAGATAAAGAAACTGGAAAATTAAAAATGAATGGTCGTGAAGTATTTAAATTTGCAGTCAGAATAATGGGTGATGCATCAACACGTGTAGTTGAAAAAGCGAACTTAACTTCAGACGATATAGATTTATTTATTCCTCATCAAGCTAACATTAGAATTATGGAATCTGCTAGAGAACGACTTGGTATTTCTAAAGATAAAATGAGTGTTTCAGTAGATAAATACGGCAATACGTCAGCAGCTTCAATACCTTTAAGTATCGATCAAGAATTAAAAAATGGTAAACTAAAAGACGATGATACAATTGTTCTTGTCGGATTCGGTGGCGGCCTAACTTGGGGCGCAATGACTATAAAATGGGGAAAATAG